The following is a genomic window from Nicotiana tabacum cultivar K326 chromosome 3, ASM71507v2, whole genome shotgun sequence.
GGATACTATTCCATCTTGTCCATACTCTGCGATTATGGTCAAAATAATTAGAAAAACTTACCAATCTATATCCAGCTGGGCAAAGAATTAGTGTTTTGGGTACTCTAAGGATATGATGAAGTTTTGAAGTTATAATACCTGGAGCAATGTATCCAATGGTTGCAATTGTCCTAGTTTGCATAAAAGCCTCCCCTGCACCTAACAATTTTGCAATGCCAAAATCACTCACATGGCCAACCATGTCTTGATCTAGCAACACATTGCTTGACTTCAAGTCGCAATGCACCACTGGTGTTGAATAGCCATTGTGGAGATAGTCCATCGCAAATGCAATGTTTATCATTATATCTAATCTCTGCAACATGTCTAAGAATAAGTTATGACTGTATAACAATTTTTCAAATGTTCCATTCGGCATGTATTCCAATACTAAGGCTTTGAAATCGGGGGTGGAGCAACTAGTGATGACTTTAGTAAGATTTCGATGGCAGAGGTTGCGCAACATCTCATATTCTGTATCAAAACTTTTGAATGCACCTTCCAATTGCACATTGAATGCCTTTGCTGCCAAAAGAGTACCATCCTTTAGTATCCCTTTATAGACCATGCTGAAACTCCCATTACCAAGCAAGTTGCTTTCATTGAATCCTTCTGTTGCTTGTTCAAATTCATGATAGGAAATTCTTTCATGTCTTATTAGAAGGGACGGATCTGCTTGACCTGCATTCTTCTTTATCTTTTGCAATCTTAAAAATACATACGCGAGGGCTAATGCAAGAAATAACAGACCCACTCCCAAAGGGACGTACAAAATCAAGATGGTACTAAAAGGTTGCATGCTTGAATGTCTAAAGCTGCGACTCTATGGTGGCGAGAGCTTCAAGTGATTCTAATCTAGTTGCACACTGGGCTGGAAGAAGACCAGTTGCTTGCTAAGATGTAGTTAGGATCTGAAGAAGAAATGTGAGATTTCAAGGCAAGAAGAGCTGCTTCATCAGTGCTAATATTTGGAACAGTAGTGAAGTATTGACATGAAGCAGAAGGAAAACTGCAAGAGCGAAGAGAAGATTGCAACTTCTGTCCATAACAATAACATGAAGGTTTTGCCCTTTTCCTAATACAAGGATGAACAATGCAAGATCTTGGATGATCAATGTAACACTCcttaaatttataaaagtttcgagacacgctaactatagaactaaattattactatttttattatttctatctTGCCTatagtgaaatatatatataaaattggatataaaattaggaaaatattaatagttttaatattgttaattattaaaattgggtaattattaaatactagttaagtaaaaaaaaaggaaaaacaaataaaataacaaacaaaacaaatggCTTAAAGCCTTGCATTTAATAGTACGTAATTCATTTTAGAAGGAGGCAAAAGGCAAAAGCCCTGTTCAGAAAAGCAACAAAAAGGTAGAAGCCCTATTtgaataaacaaaacaaaagcggaaaggaaaaaaaaaagtaaatacaaGCCTACGAAACAAAGGCAGCCCTGCTTACTCAGGAGGCCACGAAAATATTCTAGGGTTCCTTACAAACCACTAATCCTTgaactcaggtatataaaatttCTTATTGTCAATTACCCTACAGTAGTATTAGCTAAGAATTGagtagttaattcccttcttcctctatatcatcaataaatttcatatttagGTGTAGTACTTTAAAACTGATTAAAATATACCGATTGttgtagaatcgattgtttgacTGGTATCAATTGGACTGGGACCTACGTATTGGCTCAAGAaattttgaggtgagttgatataaccctttactaaagtggtttaactcacaaaagcacgcatacaaggtgtttgatgaattgcttaaaagagtttatctttatttaattagAGCGAGTGAGTACCCATTAATTTAGAATTGTTCTAGCAAAAGTTTAGATGATCTATTATGCTATATGTgcttaaattttcagatttttgtgttgttcttatatgctattttcatgttgaaaattatgAAGAAGAGagaatctttagaaatatctttatatgtttatttcattcttatgtcatgctttacatttaaggacaCCAATATGAGCATGTACATAATGTTctataaagaaaagatttagacttgaaaagtcacaagaagaagttttagaaagaaaagatttagacttgaaaagtcacaagaagaagttttagaaagaaaagatttttggggagtatcctttattctgagaaggggtaatcgtccaggccgagggtcctgaccaaagcgttgacttcctgaaactacttgtgccaaagtagggagcataAGAGCCGAGGGTCTCtctgctgagaatttacttagccatgctaaggtatgatacatgagcgctgagaaccatgaagcgagtagcacctcgtggattgggcctattcgatcaggttgggatcgaacccatgccgatcacacggtgactgagacagagttaagtcaggatagttggaactcccaaagtataaagtgaagtattttttttaaagaaagaaaaagagaagaatttcttttagaatattcataaattgctattatgcaattattttagaattattcttataagctttatgttttacatgcatttagaacttttgctcgtaatgtatatgttattaaagtttctccccctgttgttgagactcactgagtacagtggatggtactgacgttctcttttgggaacctacgttggtctgcggtacaacgtaggaaccggaTTTGCAGGCGAACAGGTTACGAGTTAGGACTTCCTTCCCTTCCAGTgatattggtgagctccgcttttgttcgtggagtattcgtagagtcattttcatttaattatttctttgtttatctaGAGAACTGaccaggaaatctcatgtcctgagcagtgcgtcagtttatcagtagaggcttcatagacatagtaaTTGGGTTGAGATTCATATgttattttataataacttagcaATAATTCAGTAGTTACAatgaataaagttttggagttgggtttatttaaatatttcaatTAATCAAGAGTATTTGGTTAGAGTATTGCTTTGTTGCATATAAAGTGTGGAGCTATAATAGATTGAATAAGCAGAGATGGTTCGCTCGATCAGGTTCAGTGATCGAGTGCCGATCTCGGCTTGTTTAGAAAATgagtcgtgacaaacttggtatcagagcctcaggTTTTTGGAGTGCAAGGGGTCTATGAAGCCatgttagtagagtcttgtttatgtgtATGAAGCGTGccatacttataaacaggaggctacaagcatttaggaaaagtcttttttttcatactttagatcgtgcagtagagcctACCTCTAAGAAATTATCTAATGTATTCTTTTCTCCAAAACTCGCAGAAATGGCTCGTACTCGCAACTCTGACACCGACACTCAGGATGCTGCTCAAGAAACTATTGCTACTATTGTGGCTCGAGGCATAACTAAAAAGGCTCGAACTTAGAAAAGGAAGGGTAAATCCACAAGGGGGGTTCAAGAACCCCATGTTGAACATGAAGAAGGGGTGGAGCATGATGAGCAAGTACCTCAGGATCCAACGCCAACCCCAACAGCAGCTCCGACTCAAACAACTATATCCCCAGAGGTGGGTCAGATGTTCAATGCAGTCAACAgtgctatggagatgtttaaGGACTTTATGGCCAACCAGAACGAGAAAAGAGATAAGATTCCACCTCAAACAAATAGGCAGAACAATTCTGAGTCCTCAAGAGTGAATGAATTTCTGAAGTTGAGTCCTCAAGTGTTCCATGGTTCTATAGTTGATGAATATCTAATGTTATGGATGGAGGGTGTTAAGAAAGCCCTCCGAGTGATGAAAGTATTTGATGACAAAGCTGTGGAGCTGGTTGCTTACCAGCTTAGAGATGTGGCTggcgcttggtttgagatgtgggaaaaagagagagatgaagatgatggtccacctacttgggaagaatttgaagaggccttCATGGCTAACTTTATCCCAGAAGAGGATATGGCAGCTAAGGCTACAGAGTTCGAACAGctcaagcaagggaataaaagtgtgcaagagTACTACATGGAATTCATAAGGTTAGCTAAGCATGCTCCTCACATGGTTAAGACAGAAAAAGCAAAGATTCGCAGGTTTGTTGGCAGTTTGGCTTACCACATTAAGGATACGACATCAGCTGCAGCGGTAGGAATGACAGCTTTCTCATCTGTTGTGGGGTTCGCCAAACACTTAGAAAAAGACAGACAACAAAGGAGAGAAGAGAAAGAGCATAACAAGAAATCCCGGACAACGGGCAGGTTTAATGGTACATCCAACAGAGGCGGAAGGGATTCCTCTAATAAAGAGTCATTAGCACCAGCTCAGTTCAGTCATCAGTCAGGTGGTGGGTCTTCCTTCAGACGTACTCAGAGTAATGGAAATCAGTCTCGCCAGAATCAGAAttttaggacatcatcctcacatagCTAGAGTCATGCTGAGCAACATTCACACCAGCAAAGTCTTTGTGGAATATGTAAGCGGCAACATTCAGGTCAGTGCAAGCTCGGGTTTCATGGTTGCTACCATTGTGGAGACATTGGTCATATAAAGGCCAACTGCCCAAAGTTGCAACGTAATTTCAGTGGTGGATCAGCTCGTCCTTCTAGTTCCTCAGCTACTGCAGTTGCACCACCTCAGGCTCGTGGTTCTCATAATCAGTCCGGGCATGGAGCAGGAAGAGGTGCAGACCGAGTTACTCAGGGAGGGGGACAACCCCGTTTATTTGCTACACTTGATCGTCAGAGTGCAGAGGCATCTGcagaagttattacaggtatacttttagtctgctcacataatgcttatgccataatggatccaggttcaacattttcatatgtgactccatactttgcaattaacctcggactagaacctgaacaacttagtgagccattcctagtatctactccagttggcgagTCAGTGAAAGTCACCAGAGTCTATAGAGGCTGTACAGTTTCAGTCCAAGGTCGCAACACCAAAGCTgatctcatagagttagaaatggtggattttgatgtgatcatgggtatggattggttgtcttcctgctatgccatgttagattgtcatgccaagatagtcaggttccaatttccaaatgaagaagtcttagagtggaagggtagttcagcatcgcttgtaggtaagtttatttcttatcttaagGCACAACGAATGATCGGTAAGGGGTGTCTCGCCTATTTGGCTCACATTATTAATCCAGAATCAGAACCACTAGCTCTTCAGTCAGTGCCAATTGTTAGAGAATTTCCAGAAGTTTTCCCAGATGACCTTCCCGGACTTCCTCCCGAAAGAATCATAGACTTCGGCATTGATCTCATGCCagacactcagcccatatctatacctccctataggatggctccagcagaacttaatgagttgagagaacagttgaaagaccttcttgacaagggcttcatcaggccgagtgtttCACTATGTGGTGCCCCGGTCCTGTTTGTCaaaaagaaagatgggtctctcagaatgtgtgtcgactatcgacagttgaataaagttaccattaagaacaagtacccactgccaagagttgatgatttatttgatcaacttcagggtgcaaagtacttttcaaaaatagacttgaggtcgggATACCATTAGTTGAGAATCAGAAAGGAGGATATATCTAAAACAGCCTTTAGAACTCGCTACgggcactatgaatttctagtaatgtccttcAGGTTACcaaatgctccagctgcattcatggacctcatgaacagagttttcaagccattcttggatacctttattatcgtgtttatagacgatattttggtatactctaAGAGCAAGGAAGAACATGCAGAACACCTTAGAATAGCCTTGAAGACCTTGAAGGAGaatgagctttatgccaagttttcaaaatgtgagttctggttgcagtcagtagcattcttaggccacgtggtatctagtgaaggaataaaagtagaccctcagaagacagaagcagtcaagaactggcccagGCCGACAACGCCAACCaaaatcaggagtttcttggggttagctggctactatagaaggcttgtagaggggttttcctcacttgcagctccattaactaagttgactcagaaagcagttaagttccaatggtcagacgcttgtgagcagagttttcaagagttaaagaagaggttgaccactGCACCTGTGCTAACCTTGCCAACAGGTTCGGGTGGgttcacagtgtattgtgatgcctccagagtgggccttggttgtgttcttatgcaaaatggaaaagttattgcttatgcttccaggCAGTTAAAGAATCATAAAAAGAACTACCCCACACACGACTTGGAGCTTGAAGAAGTAGTGTTTGCATTAAAAATATGGCGATATTACCTTTACGGCGAGCATTCTAAAGTGTTTACAGATCACAAAAGCCTCcagtacattttcaagcaaaaagaactaaatttgagacagagaaggtggctcgagctattgaaggattatgacatcaatatcctttatcacccgtgcaaagctaatgtggtagcagatgcacttagtaggaagtcaatgggtgtcttggcccatcttgcagtacaaaggcgatctttgggtcgagaaattcaaaaactagcaaatgatggaattagattagatgagaccgaagaaggagacataactgcttatgccttagcgcaatcctcccttgttgcgcatgttaaggctaagcaagaCGAAGATCCGTACTTAGTGAAATTAAAAGAAGGAGTCAGAAGCAAAGAAATCACTGCTTTCACTATAGGAAATGacggagttttgaagttgaatgatAGGTTATGTGTGGCTGATGTAGATGGTCTTAGGAAGGCCATAAtggaggaggctcacagttcgagATACTCTATCCACCCAGGTGATACCGAAATGTATCTAGATTTGAAAGAGTTGTATTGGTGGAAAGGCATGAAGAAACAAGTAGCAGATCATGTGGCTaaatgtttaaattgtcagcaagtcaaagccgagcatcagaggcctggtggcctagctcaagatatagagataccacagtggaagtgggagatgattaatatggatttcgtagtaggtctacctcgcacataccgtaaacatgattcaatttgggttattgtagaccgACTGACAAAGTCCGCGTATTTCCTACCAGTAAAGACGACAGACTCCGCAGAGCAGTATGCACGATTGTACATAAAAGAAATAGTCCGAttgcatggtactccagtttcaatcatatctGACGGAGGCCCTCAGTTCACAGCAAATTTTTGGCAGGCATTTCAGAAAAGATTAGGTACCAAGGTCAATTTAAGCAccgcttttcatccacagaccaaTGGCCAGGCAGAAAGGACCATTCAGACTCTCGAAGATATGATGCGTgcgtgtgttatagattttggaggtaattgggatgatcacttgccacttatagaatttgcttacaataacagctaccaggcCAACATTGGTATGTCTCCTTATGAAGCATTGTATGGGCGGAGATATaggtctctggtgggttggtttgaaccagcaGAGGTGTCGTTGATTGGTCCAGAGTTTGTTTGTGAGGCCTTGGAGAAAGTTCAGCTAATTAGAGAAAGACTTAAAGCGGcacagagtcgtcaaaagtcttatTCTGACAAGAGGCATCGTGAGTTAGAGTTCGTGGTTGGTGATAAGGTATTTCtgaaagtttcaccaatgaaaggagttatgaggtttggtaagaaagggaaacttagccctagatttatcggaccttatgaaattctagaaaagaaaggaaatgtgGCTTATAAGCTAGCGCTACCCGTTGAGTTGTCCTCTGTTCATCctgtgtttcatgtgtctatgcttagaaagTACATCCATGATGAGTCGCATATAATACCTGTCGATACCGTAGAAATTAAGGAAGGCctgacttatgaagaggtacctatagaaattctcgataggcaagtaagaaagttA
Proteins encoded in this region:
- the LOC107796065 gene encoding putative LRR receptor-like serine/threonine-protein kinase At3g47570, whose protein sequence is MQPFSTILILYVPLGVGLLFLALALAYVFLRLQKIKKNAGQADPSLLIRHERISYHEFEQATEGFNESNLLGNGSFSMVYKGILKDGTLLAAKAFNVQLEGAFKSFDTEYEMLRNLCHRNLTKVITSCSTPDFKALVLEYMPNGTFEKLLYSHNLFLDMLQRLDIMINIAFAMDYLHNGYSTPVVHCDLKSSNVLLDQDMVGHVSDFGIAKLLGAGEAFMQTRTIATIGYIAPEYGQDGIVSTSCDVYSFGILMVETFTRMRPSDEIFTGDLAYDVGIMELCGCFENDKHGKIARKDQVQVNNWKN